A window of Calonectris borealis chromosome 3, bCalBor7.hap1.2, whole genome shotgun sequence contains these coding sequences:
- the BEND3 gene encoding BEN domain-containing protein 3: MNSAEITDDDEVKIPKKNVVKVETENEDEALDCSVTSRSAEKHSLDGAVTCLQDSNKRKQTSLGCDGSGSQQDVLPSVKKRRFTQEGPLSNMKNRDTGSPTQVNAEQPNKNKNPNVTWLCEEESFSDVTTPSYKKPLYGISHKITEKKNPPGAEQFASYELFEKINPSSPSHLRTLNDQRKRDSAAAIAITAATADSDPNIYSLIQKMFYTLNTLNTNMTQLHSKVDLLSLEVSRIKKQVSPAESVADFKPPPEYQLTSAELKQIMDQSTSGGDLACRLLVQLFPELFSDDEFSRSCSACGFLNKRKLESLHLQLIRNYVEVCYPSVKNTAVWQVECLPQVNDFFNRFWAQREMENSQQNVQSSSFYETEQVESSHFMEDKEQEEALSLDRSNAIASDYMLDAQDLSEFLDEASSPGEFSVFLLHRLFPELFDHRKLAERYSCFGDSGKQLLDPHRLQIIRRYTEIYFPDVQEEEAWLQQCVQRINDELENTYMDGSECDQMRDDCYDSSSLPDDLSIIKVEDSFEYEKPGRRSKKIWLVPIDFDKLDFPPPDFDVPVPDYLLNKEQIKSIYESSLSIGNFASRLLVLLFPELFTHENLRKQYNCSGSLGKKQLDPTRIKLIRHYVQILYPRAKNDRVWTLEFVGKLDERCRRRDTEQRRTYQQQRKIHVPGPDRREFLSYAINPERFREEFEGPLLPPERSSKDFCKIPLDELVVPNPDFPVPSLYLLSDKEVREIVQQSLSVGNFAARLLVRLFPELFTPENLRLQYNHSGACNKKQLDPIRLRLIRHYVEAVYPVEKMEEVWHYECIPSIDERCRRPNRKKCDILKKAKKAKK; the protein is encoded by the exons ATGAATTCAGCTGAAATCACTGATGATGATGAAG taaaaattcctaaaaaaaatgttgtgaaagtagaaacagaaaacGAAGATGAAGCTCTAGACTGCTCCGTAACATCCAGATCAGCTGAGAAACACTCACTGGATGGCGCAGTTACTTGCCTACAGGATTCCAACAAACGGAAACAGACTTCACTTGGTTGTGATGGTTCAGGGAGCCAGCAAGATGTCTTACCCAGTGTGAAGAAAAGACGCTTTACACAAGAG GGCCCCCTTTCAAATATGAAGAACAGAGATACTGGCTCACCCACTCAGGTAAATGCAGAGCAGCCAAACAAGAACAAGAATCCTAATGTAACATGGCTTTGTGAAGAAGAATCCTTCAGTGACGTAACCACTCCGTCTTATAAAAAACCTCTCTATGGCATCTCACACAAAATCACGGAGAAGAAGAACCCACCAGGAGCAGAGCAGTTTGCTTCTTATGAGTTGTTTGAAAAAATCAACCCCAGCAGTCCCTCGCATCTTCGGACTTTGAACGACCAACGCAAAAGGGACTCTGCTGCAGCCATTGCCATAACAGCAGCCACCGCAGATTCTGACCCAAATATATATTCTTTGatacagaaaatgttttacaCGCTTAACACCCTCAATACCAATATGACTCAGCTTCACAGTAAAGTTGACCTGTTGTCTCTGGAGGTTAGCAGAATTAAAAAGCAAGTCAGTCCAGCAGAGTCCGTTGCAGACTTCAAGCCTCCCCCGGAGTACCAGCTGACTTCTGCGGAGCTCAAACAAATCATGGATCAAAGCACATCAGGCGGAGACTTAGCCTGCCGGTTGCTGGTGCAGCTCTTCCCAGAGCTCTTCAGTGACGATGAGTTCAGCAGAAGCTGCAGTGCATGCGGCTTTCTCAACAAAAGGAAACTTGAATCTCTTCATCTGCAGCTTATCCGTAACTATGTGGAAGTTTGTTATCCTTCTGTGAAGAATACAGCTGTGTGGCAGGTGGAGTGTTTGCCTCAAGTCAATGATTTTTTCAATAGATTTTGGGCtcaaagggaaatggaaaacagTCAGCAGAATGTGCAATCGTCCAGTTTTTATGAGACTGAGCAGGTCGAATCCTCTCATTTTATGGAGGATAAAGAGCAGGAGGAAGCTTTGTCCTTGGACAGGAGTAATGCCATTGCCTCAGATTACATGCTGGATGCTCAGGATCTCAGTGAATTTTTAGATGAAGCTTCTTCTCCAGgggaattttctgtttttttgttacaCAGATTGTTTCCGGAACTCTTTGACCACAGAAAATTAGCTGAAAGGTACAGCTGCTTTGGAGACTCTGGAAAACAACTGCTGGATCCTCATCGGCTTCAAATAATCCGTAGGTACACTGAAATTTACTTTCCAGATGTGCAAGAAGAAGAAGCCTGGTTGCAGCAATGTGTTCAGCGAATAAACGATGAGCTTGAAAATACGTATATGGATGGAAGTGAATGTGATCAGATGAGAGATGACTGTTACGATTCTTCTAGTTTACCAGATGATCTATCAATCATAAAAGTGGAAGACAGTTTTGAATATGAAAAACCTGGCAGGCGCTCAAAAAAAATTTGGCTTGTACCCATAGACTTTGACAAACTTGACTTTCCCCCTCCCGATTTTGATGTCCCTGTCCCAGATTACCTGTTGAACAAAGAACAGATTAAAAGCATATATGAAAGCAGTCTTTCCATAGGCAACTTTGCCTCTCGATTGCTTGTTCTTTTATTTCCTGAACTGTTTACTCATGAAAACTTACGGAAGCAATACAACTGTAGTGGATCTTTAGGCAAGAAACAGCTCGACCCCACTAGAATTAAATTAATTCGACATTATGTGCAGATACTGTACCCCAGAGCAAAGAATGACAGAGTGTGGACATTGGAGTTTGTTGGGAAGCTTGACGAGAGGTGTCGACGAAGAGACACGGAGCAAAGGCGCACGTACCAACAGCAACGGAAAATCCACGTGCCGGGGCCCGACAGGAGGGAATTTCTCAGCTATGCAATAAATCCCGAGAGGTTTCGAGAAGAATTCGAAGGGCCGCTGCTGCCACcggaaagaagcagcaaagattTTTGCAAGATACCACTCGATGAACTCGTTGTTCCTAATCCAGACTTCCCTGTGCCTTCTCTGTATTTGCTGTCTGATAAAGAGGTAAGAGAGATAGTGCAGCAGAGCCTGTCGGTCGGTAACTTTGCTGCCAGGCTTCTCGTAAGACTCTTTCCTGAACTCTTTACTCCGGAGAATCTCAGACTGCAATACAACCATTCAGGTGCTTGTAACAAAAAACAGCTCGATCCTATCAGACTGAGACTGATCCGTCATTACGTGGAGGCAGTTTACCCTGTGGAGAAAATGGAGGAAGTATGGCATTATGAATGTATACCGAGCATTGATGAAAGATGCCGGCGTCCTAACAGAAAAAAGTGTGATAtactgaaaaaagcaaagaaagcaaaaaagtga